The genomic interval GCTCCCCGCCCTCGCCGACCGCGTCGCCCGGGCGCTCGGCGACGGGCCCCGCCGCGTCCTCGTCCTCGGCTTCGAGGAGCTGATGTACGCGCCGCTGCGCCTGGCCACCGCCCTGGAGGAGCGCACCGACGCCGAGGTCCGCTACTCCACGACCACCCGCTCCCCGGTCCTCGCCGTGGACGACCCCGGCTACGCGATACGCACCCGCCTCGTCTTCCCGGCCCACGACGACCCGGCCGACGGCCCCGGCGAGCGCTACGCGTACAACGTGGCCGGCGCCGGCTTCGACGCCGTCGTCCTCGTGATCGACTCCACCGCCGACACCCCGGCCCTGCACGCCCCCGGCGGCCTCCTCGACCGCCTCGCCCCGCACACCGCGCAGGTCCTGCTCGCGGTGATCCCCTCGTACGTACCGGGGGCGCCCGCCCCCGAACGCCAGGAAGAAGCCCCCATGCAGCTGCCCGAGCCCCTGCGCGGCCCCGCGTTCTCCTCGTACGCGCCGGACGAGGTCGGCTGGCTGCTCCAGGACCTCTCGGACACCCGCCTCGAAGCGCCCACGGAGGAGCGCGAGGAGGCGATACAGAGCGGGGGCGCTCACTACGCGGAATCGCTCCCCGTCGAGTACCAGCCCTCCGCCGCGTACCAGGAGCTGTTCAAGAGCGCCCTCGCGGTGTCGGCCGCCCGCATCGCCCGCGCCGTGGGCACCGTCACCGAGACGGTCCTCGCCGAGCGCGGCCCGCGCCCGGTCCTCGTCTCGCTCGCCCGGGCCGGTACGCCGGTCGGCGTGCTGATGCGCCGCTGGGCCCAGGCACGGCGCGGCCTCGACCTGCCGCACTACGCCGTCTCCATCGTGCGCGGACGCGGCATCGACGCCAACGCGCTGCGCTGGCTGGCCGAGCACCACAACCCGGCCGACGTCGTGTTCGTGGACGGCTGGACCGGCAAGGGCGCGATCACCCGCGAACTGGCCGCCGCCGTCGCCGAGTTCGAGAAGGCCGGGGGAGTGGCGGGCTTCGACCCGGAGATCGCGGTGCTGGCGGACCCGGGCGGCTGCGTGCGGACGTACGGCACCCGCGAGGACTTCCTCATCCCCTCCGCCTGCCTCAACTCCACGGTCTCCGGCCTCATTTCCCGTACGGTCCTGCGCGCCGACCTGGTCGGCCCGTACGACTTCCACGGCGCGAAGTTCTACCGCGAGTTGGCCGGCGCCGATGTCTCCGGCCTCTTCCTCGACACGGTCGCCGCCCGCTTCGACGAGGTCGCGGACGCCGTGGACGCCGAGGTGAAGGAACTGCTCACCGCCGACCGGGCCCCCACCTGGGAGGGCTGGGCGGCCGTCGAGCGCATCAGCGAGGAGTACGGCATCCACGACGTCAACCTCGTGAAGCCGGGCGTCGGCGAGACCACCCGGGTCCTGCTGCGCCGCGTCCCCTGGAAGATCCTCGCCCGGCGCGGCGCCGGCCCGGACCTCGACCACATCAGGCTCCTGGCCGAGCAGCGCGGCGTGCCCGTCGAGGAGGTCGACTCGCTCCCGTACACCTGCGTCGGGCTCATCCACCCCAAGTACACGCGCGGGGCGACCGGCGCCGACGGCAAGGCGGTGGAGTCCGCGTGACGGCCTCCCCGGTCACCCTCGTCGCCAGCGACCTCGACCGCACCCTCATCTATTCCTCGGCCGCGCTCCAGCTCACCATGGACGACGAACGGGCGCCCCGGCTGCTGTGCGTCGAGGTCTACAACCACAAGCCCCTCTCGTACGTCACCGAGACCGCGGCCGGGCTGCTGACCGACCTGACCGCCGCCGACTCCACGGTGTTCGTCCCGACGACCACCCGCACCCGCGAGCAGTACCACCGCATCCGGCTCCCGGGCGCCCCGGCCGAGTTCGCCATCTGCGCCAACGGCGGCCACATCCTGGTGAAAGGCGAGTCCGACCCGGACTGGCAGCGGACCGTGGCGGACCGCCTCGCCGACGAGTGCGCCCCGCTCGCCGAGGTCCGCGCGCATCTCGTCGCCACCGCCGACCCCGCGTGGCTGCTCAAGGAGCGCGTCGCCGAGGACCTGTTCGCGTATCTCGTGGTCGACCGCGCCGAACTGCCCCCGGAGTGGACGAAGGAACTCGCCGCCTGGGCGGAGCCGCGCGGCTGGACCGTATCGCTCCAGGGCCGCAAGATCTACGCCGTGCCGCGCCCGCTCACCAAGAGCGCCGCCATGCGCGAGGTCGCCCGGCGCACCGGCGCCACGCAGACCCTCGCCGCCGGTGACTCCCTGCTGGACGCGGACCTCCTGCTCGCCGCCGACCAGGGCTGGCGCCCCGGCCACGGCGAACTCGCCGACGCGGGCTGGAACGCCGACCACGTCGAGGCCACCGCCGAACGGGGCGTGGCGGCGGGCGAGGAGATCCTGCGCCGCTTCCTGCGGGCCTCGGAAACCGGGTAAATCACGCGGGGAACCGTAGAGTTGGGCGATGACCAAGGGAAACTCCACCAAGATCACCGATGAGCTGTACGCGTACATGCTGGCGCACAACCCGCCGCTCGACGCCGTACAGCGCGAACTCGTCGAGACGACCTACGCGCGGCTGCCCGAGCACGCGGGCATGCAGTCGGCCGAGGAGCAGGGCCCGCTGCTCGCCTTCCTCGTCCGGCTGACGGGCGCCCGGCACATCGTGGAGGTCGGCACCTTCACCGGCTTCTCCGCCCTCGCGATGGCCCAGGCGCTCCCGGCGGACGGACGGCTGATCGCCTGCGACGTCTCGGAGGAGTGGACGGCGTACGGCCGCGAGGCGTGGCAGAAGGCGGGCGTCGCCGACCGCATCGACCTGCGCATCGCCCCCGCCCTGGACACCCTGCGCGCGATGCCGGAGGAGCCCCACATCGACTTCGCCTACCTGGACGCGGACAAGGGCAACTACATCGCGTACTGGGAGGAGCTGGTGCCGAGGCTGCGCCCGGGCGGGGTCATCACCACGGACAACGTGCTGTTCCACGGCCGCGTGACGGACCCGGACGCGACGGGCGCGGCGAAGGCCATCCAGGAGTTCAACGACCATGTCTCGGCGGACGCGCGGATGGACAGCGTGCTGCTGACGGTGTCGGACGGGCTGACGCTGTCGCGCAAGCGGTAGCCGCCCGGGGGCGGTGTTTTTGGCTGGGGTGGTCCGGGGCGGTGGTTCGGGGTGCGGGGGGCCGCCGGTGCCCCGGACCACCGCCCCGGGTTCAGCCGCAGCAGCCTCCGCCGCAGCAGCCGCCACCGGCGGACGGCGCCGGCCGGGAACCGCCGCCAGCCGTGCCGCCAACGGCGACGGTGGAGAGCAGCTTCACGGTGTCTTCGTGCCCGGCGGGGCAGGAGGCGGGAGCGGAGGACTCGGCCATGGGGCGGCTGAGCTCGAAGGTGTCTCCGCAGGAGCGGCAGCGGTACTCGTAACGAGGCATGACGCCAGGTTATCGGCGTCGGGCCCCGGGCTGTCCACAGCGCGAGAACACCGGACCGTCCGAGGCGGACGGCGTCAGTGGCTCCCCGCGCCGCGTTCCTCGCGGATGTCGGCGACGACGTCGGCGACGGTCCGGCGCAGGCCCTCCGTCACGGTGAGGAAGTGCCAGTAGTCGGGGTGTCGGTGCTCCAGGGCCGTGATCGCCTGGTCCAGGCGGGCCACCGCGTCGTCCAGCGGCCGGGCGTGCCGCGGCTCGGGCGTCTGGCGCCCGGCCATCGCGAGGCGCTGGGCGTCGCGGATGGCGAACCGGGTGCGCTCGATCTCCTGCTGCGGGTCCTTGGCGACGCCGTCGAGC from Streptomyces drozdowiczii carries:
- a CDS encoding phosphoribosyltransferase encodes the protein MERGTADVVWSGSWVAERLGVGLVGDGELRELLGLALRRNPKRAHLLVSNVLGKHVPQRPSVVYGAGVELGRRVRALLGEDGARRAVVVGYAETATGLGHSVADGLGAAPYLHSTRRPVPGVATAGGFEEAHSHATSHLLLPEDPELLAAAGPGSALVLVDDEFSTGNTVLNTIRDLHRRYPRDHYVIVALVDMRSPADRGRLTEFATEIGARVDLIARNTGTVTLPDGVLEKGQALVAEREARAEAPQDGPPHPRPHIRLDLPWPAGVPDGGRHGFTEAHRALLEPALPALADRVARALGDGPRRVLVLGFEELMYAPLRLATALEERTDAEVRYSTTTRSPVLAVDDPGYAIRTRLVFPAHDDPADGPGERYAYNVAGAGFDAVVLVIDSTADTPALHAPGGLLDRLAPHTAQVLLAVIPSYVPGAPAPERQEEAPMQLPEPLRGPAFSSYAPDEVGWLLQDLSDTRLEAPTEEREEAIQSGGAHYAESLPVEYQPSAAYQELFKSALAVSAARIARAVGTVTETVLAERGPRPVLVSLARAGTPVGVLMRRWAQARRGLDLPHYAVSIVRGRGIDANALRWLAEHHNPADVVFVDGWTGKGAITRELAAAVAEFEKAGGVAGFDPEIAVLADPGGCVRTYGTREDFLIPSACLNSTVSGLISRTVLRADLVGPYDFHGAKFYRELAGADVSGLFLDTVAARFDEVADAVDAEVKELLTADRAPTWEGWAAVERISEEYGIHDVNLVKPGVGETTRVLLRRVPWKILARRGAGPDLDHIRLLAEQRGVPVEEVDSLPYTCVGLIHPKYTRGATGADGKAVESA
- a CDS encoding HAD family hydrolase — its product is MTASPVTLVASDLDRTLIYSSAALQLTMDDERAPRLLCVEVYNHKPLSYVTETAAGLLTDLTAADSTVFVPTTTRTREQYHRIRLPGAPAEFAICANGGHILVKGESDPDWQRTVADRLADECAPLAEVRAHLVATADPAWLLKERVAEDLFAYLVVDRAELPPEWTKELAAWAEPRGWTVSLQGRKIYAVPRPLTKSAAMREVARRTGATQTLAAGDSLLDADLLLAADQGWRPGHGELADAGWNADHVEATAERGVAAGEEILRRFLRASETG
- a CDS encoding FmdB family zinc ribbon protein, with protein sequence MPRYEYRCRSCGDTFELSRPMAESSAPASCPAGHEDTVKLLSTVAVGGTAGGGSRPAPSAGGGCCGGGCCG
- a CDS encoding O-methyltransferase, with protein sequence MTKGNSTKITDELYAYMLAHNPPLDAVQRELVETTYARLPEHAGMQSAEEQGPLLAFLVRLTGARHIVEVGTFTGFSALAMAQALPADGRLIACDVSEEWTAYGREAWQKAGVADRIDLRIAPALDTLRAMPEEPHIDFAYLDADKGNYIAYWEELVPRLRPGGVITTDNVLFHGRVTDPDATGAAKAIQEFNDHVSADARMDSVLLTVSDGLTLSRKR